Proteins co-encoded in one Flavobacterium fluviale genomic window:
- a CDS encoding phytase, protein MKNKSILAFLLLSLAFTACKDDKLAPIQPNAVKPTTVTAALPHDTDDPSIWINPNDASKSIIVGTDKDTDGGLYAFDLNGKILKKSIPLKRPNNVDIAYGLIIDGKKVDIAVTTERESTKIRIFSLPDLEPIDNGGIEVFAGESQRDPMGVALYTRPSDQKIFAVVGRKTGPSGSYLWQYELSGNGKFAAAKVVRKFGTYSGKKEIEAIAVDNELGFVYYCDEQVGIRKYKADPASNDNKELAFFGQKDFKADHEGIAIYKKTDSTGYILVSNQQANSFMVYPREGAKGNPNSHTLLAEVPTSTIECDGADVTSVNLGGQYKNGLFVAMSNGMTFHYYAWDLIQKRIDEAKK, encoded by the coding sequence ATGAAAAATAAATCGATACTTGCTTTTTTACTTTTAAGCCTTGCATTTACGGCTTGTAAAGACGATAAATTAGCTCCTATTCAACCGAATGCAGTAAAACCAACCACTGTTACCGCAGCATTGCCTCATGATACAGACGATCCTTCGATCTGGATTAACCCAAACGATGCGTCAAAAAGTATTATTGTTGGTACGGATAAAGATACAGACGGCGGTTTATATGCTTTTGATTTGAATGGAAAAATCCTTAAAAAATCAATTCCGTTAAAACGTCCAAACAATGTTGATATCGCTTACGGATTAATCATTGACGGAAAAAAAGTAGATATTGCTGTTACAACAGAACGTGAAAGCACCAAAATCAGAATCTTTAGTCTGCCCGATTTAGAACCGATTGATAACGGTGGCATCGAAGTTTTTGCGGGCGAATCACAGCGTGACCCAATGGGAGTTGCTTTATACACGCGTCCAAGTGATCAAAAGATTTTTGCTGTTGTGGGAAGAAAAACTGGTCCGTCTGGAAGTTATTTATGGCAGTATGAACTTTCTGGAAATGGGAAATTTGCTGCTGCAAAAGTAGTTCGCAAATTCGGAACATACAGCGGTAAAAAAGAAATCGAAGCCATTGCTGTAGATAATGAATTAGGTTTTGTTTACTATTGTGATGAGCAGGTTGGAATTAGAAAATACAAAGCAGATCCCGCTTCAAACGATAATAAAGAATTGGCTTTCTTCGGCCAGAAAGATTTCAAGGCAGATCACGAAGGAATTGCAATCTACAAAAAAACAGATTCTACAGGATATATTTTAGTATCCAACCAACAGGCAAATTCTTTTATGGTTTATCCTAGAGAAGGAGCAAAAGGAAATCCAAACAGCCATACATTATTGGCGGAAGTACCAACATCAACAATTGAATGTGATGGCGCCGATGTTACAAGTGTAAACTTAGGAGGTCAATATAAAAACGGACTTTTTGTAGCGATGAGCAACGGAATGACATTTCACTACTACGCTTGGGATTTAATCCAGAAACGTATTGACGAAGCTAAAAAATAA
- a CDS encoding PH domain-containing protein: protein MKEQFKKFLNEEQDPKAIEKITSKLTDLLMKGEEVGYIAVQKKPAITVFPDSIVLTNKRIIICKPKNLGLSMDFTDYTWDDIASTFVKENILGSEFSFGTKTDLAVSIDYIPKIQARKIYTYAKEQLDLLKNPVSAAAPVQETIEPEYEEETEEEVEEVETEEVTSFAEILPSAPAFTETTYEPLPTQPAGERKLSDLSKEELFDKLQNYKKLLDNGLIMQGEYDTYKKEILSYM from the coding sequence ATGAAAGAACAATTTAAAAAATTTCTGAACGAAGAACAAGATCCAAAAGCGATTGAAAAAATCACTTCGAAACTTACAGATTTATTAATGAAAGGCGAAGAAGTTGGATATATTGCAGTGCAAAAAAAACCTGCTATTACTGTTTTTCCAGACAGCATTGTATTAACAAACAAGCGTATCATTATTTGTAAGCCTAAGAATTTAGGTCTTTCTATGGATTTTACAGATTACACTTGGGATGATATTGCGAGCACTTTTGTAAAAGAAAACATTTTAGGTTCTGAATTTTCATTTGGTACCAAAACAGATTTAGCGGTTTCTATTGATTATATTCCAAAAATTCAGGCTAGAAAAATTTATACTTACGCTAAAGAGCAATTGGATTTACTGAAAAATCCAGTTTCTGCTGCTGCACCAGTTCAAGAAACTATTGAACCAGAATACGAAGAGGAAACAGAAGAGGAAGTTGAAGAAGTAGAAACTGAAGAAGTAACTAGTTTTGCTGAAATTTTGCCTTCTGCTCCAGCTTTTACAGAAACAACTTATGAGCCGCTTCCAACACAGCCAGCCGGTGAACGTAAATTAAGTGATTTATCTAAAGAAGAACTTTTTGATAAATTACAGAACTACAAGAAGCTCCTTGACAACGGTTTGATCATGCAGGGAGAATATGATACCTATAAAAAAGAGATTTTAAGTTATATGTAA
- a CDS encoding TonB-dependent receptor, protein MKKFLLLTTFFLLAFTGFAQKAIISGKILDADDKLPLPGAMVQIVGEKKYTVSDYNGRFELLNINEGTYKVEVKYIGYTSLTQEIKVEQGKNNVIDFALKTSGTELNEVVVGDILKGQAKALNQQKNNKNIGNVISSDQMGRFPDANVGDALKRVPGITMQNDQGEARNIIIRGLAPSLNSVTLNGDRIPSAEGDNRNVQMDLIPSDMISTIEVNKTLTSDMDADAIGGSVNLITRATPNGERISATLAGGYLPIREHASYTAGFVYGNRFFDNKLGAVFSGSYNNVDYGSDNIENEWVRDEFGNDYLQAAEIRKYDVQRIRRSGSIALDYKFDENNTIFANAIYNWRDDRENRFRTTYDDIEAIYDGETITGFEGRVKRQTKGGLDNSRNKNRRLEDQRVQNYSLRGEHLINSTLDLDWSANYAKAREYRPGERYIEYRQKGLEMFQDLSNPRFPLLTTAGEATDEFEFDSVTENTDETSESEFGAKVNIRFPFSVIAGEKGRLRTGLRLRLKEKERNNMFYSYSTLTDGMELLSEVPTSYYDGQGFNPGSKYVPGTFASVSYLGSLDLNNSTLFEKETDPAEYLAVNYNAKERITAAYVRWDQDFNDKLSMVLGFRVENTHIDYTGNRVLDEEELESKINNTNSYTNLLPSISFQYNATKDLILRAAATTALARPNYYALAPYVNNIAADKEITAGNPDLDATYSYNYDFMAENYFKSVGLISGGVFYKRLNDFIYNYSDNQYTDAKFAADFPNQINPIPAGENWSFLQSRNGNTVDVYGFEVAFQRQLDFLPGKFLKGFAVYVNYTYTQSKAKGIADEDGNERNDISLPGTTPHMFNGSLSWENKRFSARISTNFTSDYLDELGSESYKDSYYDKQFFLDANASYKITPKLRFFAEANNLTNQPLRYYQGVAAHTKQAEYYQARYNFGLKLDL, encoded by the coding sequence ATGAAAAAATTTTTATTACTAACAACATTCTTTTTACTAGCCTTTACAGGTTTTGCTCAGAAAGCAATTATATCTGGAAAGATATTAGATGCCGACGACAAATTACCTCTGCCTGGAGCTATGGTTCAAATTGTAGGTGAAAAAAAATATACCGTTTCTGATTATAACGGGCGTTTTGAATTATTAAACATTAATGAAGGAACTTATAAAGTTGAAGTAAAATATATCGGATATACTTCTTTAACTCAAGAAATAAAAGTTGAACAAGGCAAGAACAACGTAATTGATTTTGCTCTTAAAACCTCTGGAACTGAACTGAATGAAGTTGTCGTTGGAGACATCTTAAAAGGTCAGGCGAAAGCATTGAATCAGCAAAAAAACAACAAAAACATCGGAAACGTAATTTCTTCTGATCAAATGGGACGTTTTCCTGATGCTAACGTTGGAGACGCTTTAAAACGTGTTCCTGGTATTACCATGCAGAATGACCAAGGTGAAGCTCGTAACATTATTATTAGAGGTTTGGCTCCGTCTTTAAACTCGGTAACTTTAAATGGCGACCGTATTCCATCTGCAGAAGGAGATAACAGAAACGTACAAATGGACTTAATTCCGTCTGATATGATTTCTACTATCGAAGTAAACAAAACTCTAACATCTGATATGGATGCTGACGCGATTGGAGGTTCTGTAAACTTAATTACAAGAGCAACTCCAAACGGCGAAAGAATTTCTGCAACGCTTGCTGGAGGATATTTACCAATTCGTGAGCACGCTTCTTACACAGCTGGTTTCGTATATGGTAACCGTTTTTTTGATAATAAGTTAGGAGCAGTTTTCAGCGGTTCTTACAACAACGTTGATTACGGTTCTGATAATATCGAAAACGAATGGGTAAGAGATGAATTTGGAAATGATTATTTACAAGCTGCAGAAATTAGAAAGTACGATGTACAGCGTATTCGCCGAAGCGGATCTATTGCTTTAGATTATAAATTTGACGAAAACAATACCATTTTTGCTAATGCAATTTACAACTGGAGAGACGATAGAGAAAATCGTTTCAGAACTACTTACGATGATATTGAAGCTATTTACGATGGCGAAACTATAACAGGATTTGAAGGTCGTGTAAAACGTCAGACAAAAGGTGGTTTGGACAACAGCAGAAATAAAAACAGAAGATTAGAAGATCAAAGAGTGCAAAATTATTCTCTTCGTGGAGAACACTTAATTAACTCTACTTTAGATTTAGACTGGTCTGCAAACTATGCAAAAGCTAGAGAATACCGCCCAGGCGAGCGTTACATAGAATACCGTCAGAAAGGTTTGGAAATGTTCCAAGATTTATCTAATCCAAGATTTCCTTTATTGACAACTGCTGGTGAAGCTACAGATGAATTCGAATTTGATTCTGTAACTGAAAACACAGATGAAACAAGCGAAAGCGAATTTGGTGCTAAAGTAAATATCCGTTTTCCTTTCTCTGTAATTGCAGGTGAAAAAGGAAGACTTAGAACTGGTCTTAGACTTCGATTAAAAGAAAAAGAAAGAAATAATATGTTCTATTCTTACTCAACTCTTACTGATGGAATGGAATTATTATCTGAAGTTCCAACAAGTTATTATGATGGGCAAGGATTTAATCCGGGAAGTAAATATGTGCCGGGAACTTTTGCTTCGGTTTCTTATTTAGGAAGTTTAGATTTAAACAATTCGACTTTATTCGAGAAAGAAACTGATCCAGCAGAATATTTAGCGGTGAATTACAACGCAAAAGAAAGAATTACTGCTGCTTATGTAAGATGGGATCAGGATTTTAATGATAAACTTTCTATGGTTTTAGGTTTCCGTGTTGAAAATACTCATATTGATTATACAGGAAATCGTGTATTGGACGAAGAAGAATTAGAGAGCAAAATCAACAATACAAACTCATACACTAATCTTTTACCAAGTATTTCATTCCAATACAATGCGACAAAAGATTTGATTTTAAGAGCTGCAGCAACAACTGCTTTAGCACGACCAAACTACTATGCATTAGCGCCTTATGTAAACAACATTGCTGCAGACAAAGAAATTACAGCTGGAAATCCTGATCTTGACGCTACTTATTCATATAATTATGATTTCATGGCAGAGAACTATTTCAAATCTGTTGGTTTGATTTCTGGAGGTGTTTTCTACAAAAGATTAAATGATTTTATCTACAACTACAGCGACAATCAATATACTGATGCTAAGTTTGCTGCAGATTTTCCAAATCAAATTAATCCGATTCCAGCTGGAGAAAACTGGTCATTTTTACAGTCAAGAAACGGAAATACTGTTGATGTTTACGGATTTGAAGTTGCTTTCCAGCGTCAGCTAGATTTCCTTCCTGGTAAATTCTTAAAAGGTTTTGCAGTATACGTAAACTATACTTACACACAATCTAAAGCAAAAGGAATTGCCGATGAAGATGGAAACGAAAGAAACGATATCAGTCTTCCAGGAACAACTCCTCATATGTTTAACGGATCTTTGTCTTGGGAAAACAAACGTTTCTCTGCTAGAATCTCAACAAACTTTACATCTGATTATTTAGATGAATTAGGTTCTGAGTCTTATAAAGACAGTTACTATGACAAGCAGTTTTTCTTAGATGCGAATGCTTCTTATAAAATTACTCCAAAACTTCGCTTTTTTGCAGAAGCTAATAACTTAACGAATCAGCCGTTACGTTATTATCAAGGAGTTGCGGCTCATACGAAACAAGCTGAATATTACCAAGCTCGTTACAATTTCGGATTGAAATTAGACTTGTAA
- a CDS encoding DUF4407 domain-containing protein, giving the protein MLKQFFILCSGVDRDLLKDCSEGEQTKYVGIGATVFFTAVMAFLASAYALFTVFDSIYPALIFGFVWSLLIFNLDRFIVSTIKKRDRFLDEFLQATPRIILAVIIAIVISKPLEIKIFEKEINTVLLKEKNEMELANKKQIGTYFKTDLDKNKAEIAALKADIVKKEKEVNALYSTYITEAEGTTGTKKLGKGPVYKEKREKHDASLKEFETLKAANEAKIAEKEKAGVKLQADLDKKVSQTQPIIEGFDGLMARINALNKLPWLPSFFIMLLFLAIETSPIIAKLLAPKGEFDFKQEEAETAMKATLSQNKYQRDLLVKTSAEMHDKVYADIAEDKSLYDLQRKNAKELLELQSHKFVEKQKATL; this is encoded by the coding sequence ATGTTAAAACAATTTTTTATCCTATGTTCAGGAGTCGACCGAGACCTCTTGAAAGACTGCTCAGAAGGCGAACAAACTAAATATGTTGGTATTGGCGCTACAGTGTTTTTTACAGCAGTCATGGCTTTCTTGGCCAGTGCTTATGCGCTTTTTACTGTTTTCGATTCTATTTATCCCGCTTTAATTTTCGGATTTGTATGGAGTTTATTGATCTTCAATTTAGACCGATTTATCGTTTCTACCATTAAAAAAAGAGATCGGTTTTTAGACGAATTTCTACAAGCAACTCCACGAATTATATTGGCTGTTATCATTGCAATCGTAATTTCTAAACCTTTGGAAATTAAAATCTTCGAAAAAGAAATCAATACCGTTTTATTGAAAGAGAAAAACGAAATGGAGTTGGCCAATAAAAAGCAGATTGGAACGTATTTCAAAACAGATTTAGATAAAAACAAAGCTGAAATTGCAGCTTTAAAAGCAGATATTGTAAAGAAAGAGAAAGAAGTTAACGCTTTATATTCGACTTATATTACAGAAGCTGAAGGAACAACCGGAACTAAAAAACTTGGAAAAGGTCCTGTTTATAAAGAAAAACGAGAAAAACACGATGCCTCTTTAAAGGAATTTGAAACTTTAAAAGCAGCAAACGAGGCTAAAATTGCCGAAAAAGAAAAAGCAGGCGTAAAACTTCAAGCCGATTTAGATAAAAAAGTATCTCAGACTCAGCCTATCATTGAAGGTTTCGACGGATTAATGGCGCGTATAAATGCCTTGAACAAATTGCCTTGGCTTCCATCATTTTTCATTATGTTATTGTTTTTAGCAATCGAAACTTCTCCAATTATTGCCAAATTATTAGCACCAAAAGGCGAATTTGATTTCAAACAGGAAGAAGCCGAAACAGCAATGAAAGCCACTTTGTCACAAAATAAGTATCAGCGCGATTTATTGGTAAAAACCAGCGCCGAAATGCATGATAAAGTTTATGCAGATATTGCCGAAGATAAAAGTCTGTACGATCTACAGCGCAAAAATGCAAAAGAGTTACTCGAACTGCAATCGCATAAATTTGTAGAAAAGCAGAAAGCGACCTTGTAA
- a CDS encoding MmcQ/YjbR family DNA-binding protein, whose product MNLETFYEYCLSKKGVSEHFPFDEDTLVFKVGGKMFALSSLSQWEKNEQSVNLKCDPERAQELRAEYDEIQPGFHMSKVHWNTIALNGNLPDKFVKELIDHSYELVFKSLTKKIQSEIIELKN is encoded by the coding sequence ATGAATTTAGAAACATTTTACGAATATTGTCTGTCAAAAAAAGGTGTCAGCGAACATTTTCCTTTTGATGAAGATACTTTGGTTTTTAAAGTTGGCGGTAAAATGTTTGCCCTATCTTCTTTATCGCAATGGGAAAAAAATGAGCAGTCTGTTAATTTAAAATGCGATCCAGAGCGAGCGCAGGAACTCAGAGCTGAATATGACGAAATACAACCCGGATTTCATATGAGTAAAGTACATTGGAATACGATTGCTTTAAACGGAAATCTTCCAGACAAGTTTGTCAAAGAATTGATCGATCATTCGTATGAATTGGTTTTCAAAAGTTTGACAAAGAAAATTCAGAGTGAAATTATCGAATTAAAAAATTAG